atggtgctgctctgtctctgatggtgctgctctgtctctgtatctgatggtgctgctctgtctctgtatctgatggtgctgctctgtctctgtctctgatggtgctgctctgtctctgatggtgctgctctgtatctgatggtgctgctctgtctctgtctctgatggtgctgctctgtctctgatggtgctgctctgtatctgatggtgctgctctgtatctgatggtgctgctctgtctctgatggtgctgctctgtctctgatggtgctgctctgtctctgtctctgatggttctgctctgtctctgatggtgctgctctgtatcTGATGGTGCTGCGGTTCTTGTGCTTGCAGCTTGTatgatgtgtgtttatgtatctACCCCTGACAGCCTTTTAGTGTGGTCCTTTATTGGATTTATTATTGCACTGATTTATGAAAGGAGGGAGGCTGCTGCTTTGCCACTGTTGTTGTTAGTTTTATTATAATAACACGCAAAGGTCAGTATGGCACCTGACCAGTTTGATGTcttctgtatgtgctgttgtttAGGTAAGCTCTAATGTACCTTAATGTACCTTTTATATAAGAGCTTTTGCcagataaatgaatgtaaatgtatgtttttctaTATCAGTGAATGCAGCAAATAAACGCAGAAGTAACTACTATAATAGCAATGATAATGTCACATCAGGCACAAACTGACCCCAACCAATGAAAATCCTCAGTAGGCGTGGCctgacacacaggaacagacacTGGCAGCCAATCACATGCCAAACATGAGCACCCCAAACACACTTTGATTCAGGAATGAGAACGCTGCGGCCCTCTTTGTCAAAAAACCTGGACCACATTGTGGGGATCCACAGAacctggagaggagagggcgagaggaGAAGGCGAGAGAAGAGGGCGAGAGAAGAGGGCGAgaggagagggcgagaggagagggcgagaggagagggcgagaggaGAGGGCGAGAGAAGAGGGCGAgaggagagggcgagaggagagggcgagaggagagggcgagaggagagggcgagaggagagggcgagaggaGAGGGCGGTTAAACACTACACAGCATAAGAGTTTCCAGGGAAAAACTCACACCATGCAAGGGAAAAGGATGAATGACCGGggaggagaaaaataaaaatggcatgaCAATTTCTGCATGAAGacaagactgcagagagagacagagagggagagacggagagggagagagagagagggagagagagagaggggaagagagagagagagagggggagagtgagagagagagagagggagagggagagagagagaggtggtgagagagagagagggagagagagagggagagagagagaaagggagagagggggagagagggagagggggagagagagagagggagagagagggacggagaaagagaaggagggagagaaagagagatgggaggcagtgggggtgtggggaggttCGCTGTGATAGGAAATCTATCTGAGTGGGAGGAGTCAGGGGTCAGCAGGAAGCCCGTGGACCTCTCACTGTGACAGGAAACTCGATACTTATCATCTGGGAGATAAAAAGACGCGAATTAGAAATCGGAACCTTTTATTAGCATAGCTGAACTCTCATTAGGGTCCTGCATTGTCAGGGTGCAGTCGGCCTCCTGCTCTCATTACGCCCAGATCAATAGCTCGCCCCCACCACATGAACCGGGCCCCACGGTTGccaggtgggggggtggaggagcgTCTGCGGCCAATCTCTCGGCTCTGTCACACGTGCCGAGCAGGCCCACCACCTCGTTGGAGACAAGTCAAAGCAGATAATAGAATTAATTTCTCATAATCCTCATAATTCTCCCCCCGAGACTGACTCGTGCGGCTCGTGTATAAGGTGCGAGGGGTCTGAAGAGGACGcctttaattgattttttttttttagatgaagGATAAAGATAGGTTGTGAAAAGAAGAGCAAGAATGCTGGACTCCTTGGAGGACGATGAACGTGAGATTGCGCGAGAAATCAATGCTGGCctttctgcaaaacaaacagaaaaaagtctGACAGGGAGACCTGCAGCAGAGTATTCCTGGGGAAGCCCTCGCGAGACTCCCTGTAAAAGCTGAGTCAGACCTCGCCCGGGATTGAAAGCATGAGTATGCAGTGACACTGTACTTACAGCACCTGATGTATATGAGTCTAAATCCCTGTCTATCCTGTCTAAATCTCTACGCTTTACTCAGTTAATGAACATCCATGGCAAGGCATGAAGATTAAACTCCACGTGTTAAAGATTCGTACGTCGGGTTATCTCACAGATACAATTCCGGTTAAGCATTTTGATCAAGgatacaacaacagtgtcccaTCTAGGGACTGAAACCCGGAACGCTCTGGTTTCAGGCCTTGTTCCTCAGCCAGTACGCTACACAAACGTCCCTCTCGATACGAGCGTGAGAGCAAGGCTCACAGCAGCTGTCCCGGGTTcgagaaggagagagtgtgtctgGGATCCAGAGGATACCCGCACGCTGACACAAGAGCCCCCTCTCCTGGCCACTGTCCTGGTACTGCATCAGAGTTTTTatgaggacacacacactggaTTGTGCCGATCTATGgtggaatgaaaaatgtgtcCTATGCATATGAAACATGATAAATAGATCTCAAGGCCATGCACACAAAtgagtgtatgtttttttcaaaatgtgtgtaaaacTTAAAGGACTCTGCAAATGGTGATTGAAAATGATGATAACGACATGGTCAGAACAGCCTTCCTCTGTGTGccgtctctctctgccctgagAGAGCAGCTTCAGTGAGCAGGGTGCTCTGACAGTAATGTATGATAACTCTGGTCTTTTCTGAATTTGCGTCCTGGCAGCACTTTACCTCACAGATGTGAAAGCCCGTCATTTCAGCCGAACTGtctgtttgggtgtgtgtgccgAGCCACTCTGGCAGGAAGTAGCATGTCCTCCCTGCACTGTAAACTGTGAAtgaacaggacagggaaaagccaGGTCACACGGGACCACCTCTTACCTTTCATACCTCCTTCAAGCCATGGGTTCTGACAGgtgggtaagtgtgtgtgtgtgtgtgcgtgtgtgtgcgtgtgtgtgtgtgtgtgtgtgtgtgtgtgtgtgtgtgtgtgtatgtgtgtgcgtgcatgtgtatgtgtgtgcgtgtgtgtgtgcgtgtgtgtgtgtgtgtgtgtatgtgtgcatgtgcgcgtgcgtgtgtatgtgtgtgtgtgtgagtgtgtgtgtgtgtgtgttatcctATGTCAGTCacaggcagatggagagagtgTGCTGATATACGCTGTGGGTGCAGGGGATGACAGTGGATTAGATTGCTCAGATAAAGCCGTGGATAATTGAAAGGAAGATTAGGATTAGATTAGTTTTCATTCCACAATACATATGGGTGATGcgtggtgtgtatgtgtgtgtgtgtacttgcatgtgtgtgttcaggagGGGACAGTATGTTCACAgtcacaggtacacacacctgCGTCCATGTGCGTTACTATGCACATTACTGCTGATGTCTGCAAtaacaccccacacacactcgcaaacacacgcgcacacacactcacaacactcacaaacacactcacacacaaacacacacacacacacttacaaacacacacaaacacacacacacactcacaacactcacaaacacacatacacacacacatacatacactcacagtcacaTGCTCCTCACCCTGATAAAGCTGACCTGCTGAGGCTGCAATCAGAGAAGCCGTGTAACTTTATACAGACGTGTGCAGGAAAGCAGACACCAGGCCAGGCCACTACTACTACCAGAGACCTGCAGCTCCGGTGTCCCGGCTCTGTGacccagcagagagagagagagagagggagagagagagaaaggaaggaaggcgatagagagggacagagacagagagagagagagagagagggagagagagagtgagggagggcaagagggagagaggcaaaaGGGCCACTGCAGGgccagagacagggaggaaaagagagagagagagagacgtccaCACTGTGCTCAGGTCAGTGCGTTCCTGGCTGGGAGAAGGCGCACTGCACTCAGGAGGAGGGCTTCCTGTGGGAGGGGTGTGCAGAGTGGCCCTGTTACTCCATCTAGCGCCACGGCAACGCGCAGATCAGGGCGGCTTACCCAAATCTGGGGAGGAATCTTGTAATCCAAGATGCGCTCGGTTAAGGGTGCACTGATCGAACTGAAGTCCGAGGAAGAGAGACACGGATAACGTCTAACGGAGgaggagcagacacagagaagagagggagagagacggagagagcaagaggaagagcCGCAGCTCCACGCTGTTTAAGGCCCTGCTAGCCTCTTGTTAGGAGATCAGCTGCTCGGTAATCTCTAAAGAAACAGGAAGTCCCGGGATTAGGCTTGCAAAAGACATCGGAGATCGAGTGGAaggcacagagaaagaaggagagggagagacggatACGAAGAAgtgaggagacagggagagagagagacagagaggaagagagggtgaaagaagGAGTtagggagaaaaagggagaggagaggtggtGGGATCAGGGTGACGTCAGCAGCTTGCTGGATTGAGGTGGTGAGTTGTGCTGATTTTAATCCTGCCTGATtagcaaagagaaaaaagaaagagtcTGTTCCAGAGGtccaggaaagagggagagagtgaaagagagagagggagagagaaggagaacagaaggaaggcagagagaaaggaagagaacaaGATAAAGGAAAGGCAAAGAGCAACAAGCAGAGTACCggggaaaagaaaggagaaCCGCCATCTTTCAGAGAAAGAATATCCGTAAGTAAATTTCAATCTCCTTCCATCTACTGTGAAgaattggggggtgggggaggggggaggggggcaaaaTTAGACAAGAAAAGCAGCTTTGAGGTCTTCACGTTCAGCTGTTGTCTGATTGGGCTCCCCCCGGTCCCTCCCGCCCCCCTCACCCCGCACCCTCTCCAGGCGGCCGGCCAACATGCCCACTAACGGCACCAACAAAGCCCTGAAGCTTCAGTTTGGCCTCATCAACCACGAGAGCCGGTATCTGACGGCGGAGGCCTTCGGCTTCAAGGTGAACGCCTCGGCGCCCAGCATGAAGAAGAAGCAGATCTGGACGCTGGAGCAGGACGAGCAGGACGGCCAGGCGGTGTACCTGCGCAGCCACCTGGGCCGCTACCTGTCCTCCGACAAGGACGGCAAGGTGAGCTGCGAGGCGGAGCAGCGGCACGGCAACTGCCGCTTCCTGATCGTGGCGCAGTCGGACGGCCGCTGGGCGCTGCAGTCTGAGCCACACCTGCGCTTCTTCGGCGGGTCTGAGGACTACCTGTCCTGCTTCGCCCAGGCCATCGGCGAGACGGAGCTGTGGGCGGTGCACCTGGCCCTGCACCCGCAGGCCAACCTGCTGAGCGTCAGCCGCAAGCGCTACGCCCACCTGTCGCCCGAGGAGGGCGAGATCTCCTTCGACTGCAACATCCCGTGGGGTGTGGACGCCCTGCTCACGCTGGTCTACCTGGAGGGGAAGTACTGCCTGAAGACCTGCGACAGCCGCTTCCTCAACCACGACGGCAAGCTGGTGCGGGAGAGCGGACGGGGCACCGGCTACACGCTGGAGTTCCGCTCGGGCCGCCTGGCCTTTAAGGACTGTGAGGGGCGCTACCTGTCCCCGTCCGGCCCCACGGGCACGCTGCGGTCCGGACGCTGCTCCAAGCCCGGCAAGGACGAGCTCTTCGACCTGGAGGAGAGCCACCCGCAGGTGGTCTTCCAGGCCGCCAACCACAGATACGTTTCCATCCGGCAAGGTAACCACGGCGACCCCACCCTCGCGCTGCCTCTgcgtgtgtgaggtgtgtgtgtgtgcgtgtgtgtgtgtgcgtgtgtgtgtgtgtgtgtgtgtctgtgtgtgcgtgtgagtgtgagtgtgtgagtgtgtgtgtgtgtgtgtgtgtgtgtgtgtgtgtgtgtgtgtgtgaggtgtgtgtgtgcatgtatgtgtgaggggtgtgtgtgtgtgtgtgtgtgtgtgtgtgtgtgtgtgtgtgtgtgtgtgcgtgtgtgtgtgtgaggtgtgtgtgtgcatcttctCTGATTGCtactgcagtcagtgtgtggttctttcacttcattttacatttttttgtttgtgtaataatgtaataatactgGACAGTGTAATAGTACAAACACGTGTGCACAGCTGTTGTTCTGTCATAAGATTAAACTGCTAGAGAGAGGAGGATTGGAGAGCGTTTGCTGCCATTTTGACAGACAGAAATGGATGGCAGTATAGACACCCATGGATAATGATGGCAGATTAGGAAGCGCTTCTCTGACATCCATCCCCAGAATGTGTTATTGTATAATTAGCCCTGTCCTGCTCTTTTATGCCTCTGTACACCAGAATGTTCTTACCATGTAGTAGGTGTCATGGCAACAGTGCGACAGGGAGACAGTAAGCAGTACATGCATGATTGATGTGTGTTGGAATGAGGTGCTTATGGGTGATGTAGTTCACAGCCTATGGCatcttttgcattgctttgagtTACATCTGATGACTGTTTCCGAAGTATACTGCGCTGTGAATTGTAGCTGAGACTACCCCTCCACCAATGGCAGCCCTCGGTTCAGTTTCTCGCTGACATTATCCAATCACAGACCACTGTGTGTGTCCTCCAATCCTGTACAACGCCCCCAGCAGAGGAATGGAATAGAGCACGTTCTGGAGATAATTATTATGGGATGTTTCACATATGTTCTGGAGTTGCACCATATAACATGTTTATATTGCTGTTTCGGGTAAGGCTGTTTCCCTGCTCATACAAAACAACGTAGTGCACTCCTCTTAAAAGAAATACGGATACGAGTATCCCATGTGAATTACAGAAACGCCTAACACGTAAAATACAACGAGAAAAGGCTGAACAGGTTTAAAACAGCGCCTGTAGACTTGAGTAATACAAAACAGCCTTTCAGGTGCAGCTAAGGAGCACGCATTCCACGGTGTACCCTCTGCAAAAGATCACAAACATCATGGAGAATAAAGGAGAGAAAACTCGATTTACAGACGCGCATCGGCAGCGCCCTTTAGTAACCCGCAACAGTGGCAGTTATCAGGGAGTCGCTCCAAAATAATCAGCGCGACTCACATGATTATTGATTAAGGACACTGACCGTTCCGTTTGTAGCCTATACAGTGCCAATGATTTGCATGCGAGCAAtggtgtatttgtatttttatttcattgatgAAGGATTGTACATTAAGGTGgtagatttcattttattccGTTCTAGTTAAATATAGGAAACTACACTACTCAGTTAAATTAGAAAGCGTGGTTTAAAATATGCAGCTCTAACGTGACCTGTTCATTGGGAATTCCGCTTGTAAGAACCAACCTATTATTAGAATCAGATCATTTAGGGCAGATGCAATTATTGTAAGCGGAGTTCGTTGTAATTACACTGATTAGCTTTATCACCCTGGGCGCGACAACCACGTGCAGATTTTCAGACGCGTAAAAACGCCGTTTGGCATAAATACTGCACCAGGTGGACAGCCACAGGTGGACAGCACCAGGTGGGCAGCGGCAGGTGGACAGCACCAGGTGGACAGCACCAGGTGGACAGCACCAGGCGGACAGCACCAGGTGGGCAGCCCCGGGGTCTCGCAGCTGCATCACGCCCAGGCGCGTCTGCGCCAGGTATGCCTGCAAACTGCCTGCCTGCCGGCCGGTCTGCTGCGCGTTGGGTTTAGCGGTGCAGGAAAAGCTGCAGTTCTACAAACGAACGTatactgaaaacacacaaagcgCGGATTTTATGTAGGTCACTTATAGTCTTAATGAAAACTTTTACTTGCATTACCAGAAAGCAAATTTCTCCACACTATACACGTTGGGCTGCGGCTTTGAAACGGCCGTTAGCCTCCAATAAACAACAGCGACCTGTTATTCATTCGATTGCTACAGAAACAGCGAGCGCTGTGCATGccttaatattcattcatgctACAGAAACAGCGAGCGCTGTGCATGCCTTAATTTGCTGCCATGTTGGGCTCCGTGCACAACTCTTCTGTTGCCGAAAAAGAAACTAATTATAGATATGAGAGCAGTCCGCGCGTTCGGGCCATCCTGTTTGACACGCGCTTTCAAGCAAAGATTCCTGCCAATGAGATCACGTAACTGCCTCGGGGAATGGGTAAGTTTAGCCTCTTGTTATTGTTCCTGGTCAGCAACAGCACCACCTGCAATAATCCAAATGCACCCGACACGGGGAATCAATTGTTGGAGTGGATATCCAGGGGCAGCGACGCGGCGGCGTCCAAGGCGAGCgcggaaggagaggaggaggaggccgtGGAAACGGCACACAGGGGCGAAGCGCGATGAATAATTGATCTGAAAAGACATTTCATTGATGGCGGGCTCCTCTTTCAGAAACTCTAGCTGCGGGGTGTCTTTGCGGAGGAAGCGGAGGAACCACAATGCGGCGTAAATCAGAGACGCTGTTGGGACGGCGGGGGGCGTCAATACGGGAGACAATGCCGTGTGTGAAAGTACTGCGgaggagaatggggggggggggggggggggagcgtggGACAGGTGGAGCTGACACCTCTGCTTTGTACAGTCATAAATCAATGACCTGGTTACTCCTTTCAGACAGGGGTGCACTTTCAGTGCACGTTAGTTTAGACCATCCCTTTTTTCTGCACACTTTACAGCACAGGCAGCGAAGAGGCTGGGGGTCAACAACAGCGCCTTCTAATGGGAGGGGTGCtagagtggtgtgtgtgtgtgtgtgtgtgtgtgtgtgtgtgtgtgtgtgtgtgtgtgtgtgtgtggtgggggggggggggggggcagtt
This genomic stretch from Megalops cyprinoides isolate fMegCyp1 chromosome 1, fMegCyp1.pri, whole genome shotgun sequence harbors:
- the LOC118790850 gene encoding fascin-2-like isoform X2: MPTNGTNKALKLQFGLINHESRYLTAEAFGFKVNASAPSMKKKQIWTLEQDEQDGQAVYLRSHLGRYLSSDKDGKVSCEAEQRHGNCRFLIVAQSDGRWALQSEPHLRFFGGSEDYLSCFAQAIGETELWAVHLALHPQANLLSVSRKRYAHLSPEEGEISFDCNIPWGVDALLTLVYLEGKYCLKTCDSRFLNHDGKLVRESGRGTGYTLEFRSGRLAFKDCEGRYLSPSGPTGTLRSGRCSKPGKDELFDLEESHPQVVFQAANHRYVSIRQGVSISANQEDETDMETFQMEIDKETKKCMFRTNEGNYWTLVSHGGIQSTATEVGANTMFDVEWLGSRVALRANNGKYVCTKKNGQLAAVSDTVGEDEQLVLKLINRPILILRGEDGFVCHHKGSNTLDASRSVYDIFTLHFSDGAYHIKGTSGKFWYVSSSGLVCSDGETPEDFFLELLEHGRMAIRGKNGKYLRGDKGGNLKGDGETADASSLWEY
- the LOC118790850 gene encoding fascin-2-like isoform X1 produces the protein MPTNGTNKALKLQFGLINHESRYLTAEAFGFKVNASAPSMKKKQIWTLEQDEQDGQAVYLRSHLGRYLSSDKDGKVSCEAEQRHGNCRFLIVAQSDGRWALQSEPHLRFFGGSEDYLSCFAQAIGETELWAVHLALHPQANLLSVSRKRYAHLSPEEGEISFDCNIPWGVDALLTLVYLEGKYCLKTCDSRFLNHDGKLVRESGRGTGYTLEFRSGRLAFKDCEGRYLSPSGPTGTLRSGRCSKPGKDELFDLEESHPQVVFQAANHRYVSIRQGVSISANQEDETDMETFQMEIDKETKKCMFRTNEGNYWTLVSHGGIQSTATEVGANTMFDVEWLGSRVALRANNGKYVCTKKNGQLAAVSDTVDGPPVGPAGFCQVVGGLTLTLRTVCPAGEDEQLVLKLINRPILILRGEDGFVCHHKGSNTLDASRSVYDIFTLHFSDGAYHIKGTSGKFWYVSSSGLVCSDGETPEDFFLELLEHGRMAIRGKNGKYLRGDKGGNLKGDGETADASSLWEY